A single window of Pseudomonas benzenivorans DNA harbors:
- the fdxA gene encoding ferredoxin FdxA — protein MTFVVTDNCIKCKYTDCVEVCPVDCFYEGPNFLVIHPDECIDCALCEPECPAQAIFSEDEVPEDMQEFTELNADLAEVWPNITEKKDALPDAEEWDGVKDKLQHLER, from the coding sequence ATGACCTTCGTCGTTACCGACAACTGCATCAAGTGCAAATACACCGACTGCGTGGAAGTCTGCCCAGTCGACTGCTTCTACGAAGGCCCGAACTTCCTGGTCATTCATCCGGACGAGTGCATCGACTGCGCACTGTGCGAGCCGGAGTGCCCGGCTCAGGCGATTTTCTCCGAAGACGAGGTGCCGGAGGACATGCAGGAGTTCACCGAGCTGAACGCCGATCTGGCCGAGGTCTGGCCAAACATCACCGAGAAGAAAGATGCCCTGCCTGATGCCGAAGAGTGGGACGGTGTGAAGGACAAGCTGCAGCATCTGGAACGCTGA
- the mutS gene encoding DNA mismatch repair protein MutS: MSQSDLSAHTPMMQQYWKLKNQHPDQLMFYRMGDFYEIFYEDAKKAAKLLDITLTARGQSAGQAIPMCGIPFHSVEGYLAKLVKLGESVVICEQVGDPATSKGPVERQVVRIITPGTVSDEALLDERRDNLLAAVLGDERLFGLAVLDITSGRFSVLEIKGWENLLAELERLNPVELLIPDDWPQGLPAEKRRGARRRAPWDFERDTARKSLCQQFGTQDLKGFGCEQLTLAIGAAGCLLGYAKETQRTALPHLRSLRHERLDDTVILDGASRRNLELDINLAGGRDNTLQSVVDRCQTAMGSRLLSRWLNRPLRDRAVLEARQESIDCFLERYRFETLQPQLKEIGDLERILARIGLRNARPRDLARLRDALAALPQLQQAMNELEAPHLKDLAVSVSTYPELADLLARAVIDNPPAVIREGGVLKTGYDAELDELQAMSENAGQYLMDLETREKARTGLANLKVGYNRVHGYFIELPSKQAEQAPADYIRRQTLKGAERFITPELKEFEDKALSAKSRALAREKLLYEALLELLIEHLAPLQDSAAALAELDVLSNLAERALNLDLNRPRFVDEPCMRIDQGRHPVVEQVLTTPFVANDLSLDDATRMLIITGPNMGGKSTYMRQTALIVLLAHIGSFVPAARCELSLVDRIFTRIGSSDDLAGGRSTFMVEMSETANILHNATERSLVLMDEVGRGTSTFDGLSLAWSAAEQLARLRAYTLFATHYFELTVLPESLPVVANVHLNATEHNERIVFLHHVLPGPASQSYGLAVAQLAGVPGEVITRAREHLARLETTSLPHEVPRQEPGQAAVPMQSDMFASLPHPVLDELAKVNPDDLTPRKALELLYTWKTHI; this comes from the coding sequence ATGAGCCAAAGCGATCTCAGCGCCCACACCCCCATGATGCAGCAGTACTGGAAGCTCAAAAACCAGCATCCGGACCAACTGATGTTCTACCGCATGGGCGATTTCTACGAGATCTTCTACGAGGACGCCAAGAAGGCCGCCAAGCTGCTCGACATCACCCTCACCGCCCGCGGCCAGTCCGCCGGCCAGGCGATTCCGATGTGCGGCATCCCCTTCCATTCTGTCGAAGGCTACCTGGCCAAGCTGGTCAAGCTCGGCGAGTCGGTGGTGATCTGTGAGCAGGTCGGCGACCCGGCCACCAGCAAGGGGCCGGTGGAGCGCCAGGTGGTGCGCATCATCACCCCCGGCACGGTCAGCGACGAGGCCCTGCTCGACGAGCGCCGCGACAACCTGCTGGCCGCCGTGCTGGGCGACGAGCGCCTGTTCGGCCTGGCGGTACTGGACATCACCAGCGGCCGCTTCAGCGTGCTGGAGATCAAGGGTTGGGAGAACCTGCTGGCCGAGCTGGAGCGGCTCAATCCGGTCGAGCTGCTGATTCCGGATGACTGGCCTCAGGGCTTGCCGGCGGAGAAGCGCCGTGGCGCCCGGCGCCGCGCGCCCTGGGACTTCGAGCGCGACACGGCACGCAAGAGCCTGTGCCAGCAGTTCGGCACCCAGGACCTCAAGGGCTTCGGCTGCGAGCAGCTGACCCTGGCCATCGGCGCCGCCGGCTGCCTGCTCGGCTACGCCAAGGAGACCCAGCGCACCGCCCTGCCGCACCTGCGCAGCCTGCGCCACGAACGCCTGGACGATACGGTGATCCTCGACGGCGCCAGCCGGCGCAATCTGGAGCTGGACATCAATCTCGCCGGCGGGCGCGACAACACCCTGCAATCGGTGGTCGACCGCTGCCAGACGGCCATGGGCAGTCGCCTGCTCAGCCGCTGGCTGAATCGCCCGCTGCGCGACCGCGCGGTGCTCGAGGCGCGCCAGGAGTCGATCGACTGTTTCCTGGAGCGCTACCGCTTCGAAACCCTGCAGCCCCAGCTCAAGGAGATCGGCGACCTGGAGCGCATCCTCGCCCGTATCGGCCTACGCAATGCCCGCCCACGGGATCTGGCCCGTCTGCGCGACGCCCTCGCGGCCCTGCCGCAGCTGCAGCAGGCGATGAACGAACTGGAAGCGCCGCACCTCAAAGACCTGGCGGTGAGCGTGAGCACCTACCCGGAGCTGGCCGACCTGCTCGCCCGCGCGGTCATCGACAACCCGCCGGCGGTGATCCGTGAAGGCGGCGTGCTGAAGACCGGCTACGACGCCGAACTGGACGAACTGCAGGCGATGAGCGAGAACGCCGGGCAGTACCTGATGGATCTGGAGACCCGGGAAAAGGCCCGCACCGGCCTGGCTAATCTCAAGGTCGGCTACAACCGCGTGCATGGCTACTTCATCGAGCTGCCGAGCAAGCAGGCCGAACAGGCCCCCGCCGACTACATCCGCCGGCAGACCCTCAAGGGCGCCGAGCGCTTCATCACCCCCGAACTCAAGGAGTTCGAGGACAAGGCGCTGTCGGCCAAGAGCCGCGCCCTGGCGCGGGAGAAATTGCTCTACGAGGCCCTGCTGGAGCTGCTGATCGAGCATCTCGCACCGCTGCAGGACAGCGCCGCCGCCCTGGCCGAACTGGACGTGCTGAGCAACCTGGCCGAACGCGCGCTGAACCTGGACCTCAATCGACCGCGCTTCGTCGACGAGCCCTGCATGCGCATCGATCAGGGTCGTCACCCGGTGGTCGAGCAGGTGCTCACCACGCCCTTCGTGGCCAACGACCTGAGCCTGGACGATGCGACACGCATGCTGATCATCACCGGGCCGAACATGGGCGGTAAGTCCACCTACATGCGCCAGACCGCGCTGATCGTGCTGCTTGCCCATATCGGCAGCTTCGTGCCCGCGGCCCGTTGCGAGCTTTCGCTGGTCGACCGCATCTTCACCCGTATCGGCTCAAGCGACGACCTGGCCGGCGGACGCTCGACCTTCATGGTCGAAATGAGCGAAACCGCCAACATCCTGCACAACGCCACGGAACGCAGCCTGGTGCTGATGGACGAGGTCGGGCGCGGCACCAGCACCTTTGACGGCCTGTCGCTGGCCTGGTCCGCCGCCGAGCAACTGGCAAGATTGCGCGCCTATACCCTGTTCGCCACCCACTACTTCGAGCTGACCGTGCTGCCGGAAAGCCTGCCGGTCGTGGCCAACGTCCACCTCAACGCCACCGAGCACAACGAGCGCATCGTATTTTTGCATCACGTGCTGCCCGGGCCGGCCAGTCAGAGCTATGGTTTAGCGGTGGCCCAGCTGGCCGGGGTACCCGGCGAGGTGATCACCCGTGCTCGGGAGCATCTGGCGCGTCTGGAAACCACCAGTCTGCCCCATGAAGTCCCGCGCCAGGAACCCGGACAAGCCGCAGTGCCAATGCAGAGCGACATGTTCGCCAGTCTGCCGCATCCCGTGCTGGATGAGCTCGCCAAGGTCAACCCGGATGACCTGACACCGCGCAAGGCACTGGAGCTGTTATATACATGGAAGACACACATCTAA
- a CDS encoding CinA family protein, translating into MTVDDRELNQLATELGARLMAFEAQVSTAESCTGGGIAEAITRIPGSSSWFEAGYVTYSNAQKSRQLGVPATLFDSVGAVSREVVEAMVRGAQAASGARYAVAVSGVAGPDGGSPEKPVGTVWLAWGDGGELFSVRRQFTGDRAEVRRQTVEAALEGLLRLLAKENPGAG; encoded by the coding sequence ATGACTGTGGATGATCGAGAGTTGAATCAGCTGGCTACCGAGCTAGGAGCGCGGTTGATGGCCTTTGAGGCCCAGGTGAGCACAGCCGAGTCCTGTACCGGTGGCGGCATCGCCGAGGCGATCACGCGGATTCCTGGCAGTTCGAGCTGGTTCGAAGCCGGTTACGTTACCTACTCCAATGCGCAGAAGAGCAGGCAACTGGGCGTCCCCGCTACCCTGTTCGATTCTGTCGGCGCAGTCAGTCGCGAAGTGGTCGAGGCCATGGTACGCGGCGCCCAGGCCGCCAGCGGTGCCCGTTACGCAGTGGCGGTCAGTGGTGTGGCTGGGCCCGATGGCGGTTCGCCGGAGAAGCCGGTGGGTACCGTCTGGCTGGCCTGGGGCGATGGCGGTGAGCTGTTCAGCGTGCGCCGGCAGTTCACGGGGGATCGCGCCGAAGTTCGCCGACAAACGGTCGAGGCCGCCCTAGAGGGGCTGCTGCGCCTGTTGGCGAAAGAAAATCCGGGGGCGGGGTAG